Proteins co-encoded in one Brassica oleracea var. oleracea cultivar TO1000 chromosome C4, BOL, whole genome shotgun sequence genomic window:
- the LOC106342239 gene encoding uncharacterized protein LOC106342239: MTTDMVITSKRPRAPSFADKHPDYAEETRAATTIGADWFQEKGKDEGKLKTFLEQCGFCKKKLRHDEAVFMYGYFGAFCSKACRAKQMACDVFIEKSQDIVKAKKGRTCTSGIKPKEDEPLGNREMISSPPRFYI, from the exons ATGACGACAGATATGGTGATTACAAGTAAGCGACCCCGGGCTCCAAGCTTTGCCGATAAGCATCCTGATTACGCGGAGGAGACTCGCGCTGCCACCACCATTGGTGCCGATTGGTTCCAGGAGAAAGGGAAGGATGAAGGTAAGCTCAAAACGTTTCTTGAGCAATGCGGTTTCTGCAAGAAGAAGCTACGTCACGACGAGGCCGTTTTCATGTACGG CTACTTTGGGGCATTCTGTTCAAAAGCGTGTAGAGCAAAACAGATGGCATGCGATGTCTTTATTGAAAAATCACAAGACATTGTAAAAGCAAAGAAGGGAAGAACATGTACTTCGGGAATCAAACCAAAAGAAGATGAACCATTAGGCAATCGAGAGATGATCTCATCACCACCGCGATTTTATATATGA
- the LOC106338456 gene encoding uncharacterized protein LOC106338456, with protein sequence MRPSTSNSWLVNKLFKLRDEVYTWIRMQVGNGESCRFWSDNWSPFGKLSQFLLSDQTSGMGISLKTTIADLFVDGNWRLPPPRSESMLQLHIFFTTLGLTETEDRYEWIVNDKPSSRYSTSEIYRKLRDREETVPWASIVWIGRGIPRHNFLTWLFVLNRCPTRDRLIGWGLQTDGACLLCNQAAESRDHLFYLCPYSWGIWVEISRRCHLQPLRNWDQTLLSMQTLQGNKTAKKLTLLCWQSTIYWVWQERNKRLHNNQYRSQDAVIKLITHQITDRISGYRFDSPIISSRYMQLWLLTAS encoded by the coding sequence ATGAGACCTTCCACATCAAACTCATGGCTTGTTAATAAGCTTTTCAAGCTTAGAGATGAAGTCTATACCTGGATAAGGATGCAAGTAGGCAATGGAGAATCATGTCGCTTCTGGTCAGATAATTGGTCCCCCTTTGGGAAACTTTCACAGTTTCTGCTCTCAGACCAAACTTCAGGTATGGGTATAAGCTTGAAAACAACTATAGCGGACCTTTTCGTTGATGGAAACTGGAGACTTCCTCCTCCGCGCTCTGAAAGTATGCTTCAACTCCACATATTCTTCACAACATTAGGTCTGACTGAGACGGAGGATCGCTATGAGTGGATAGTGAATGATAAACCGTCATCAAGATACAGTACAAGCGAGATATATCGAAAGCTGAGGGACAGGGAAGAGACGGTACCGTGGGCATCAATTGTTTGGATTGGTAGAGGAATTCCACGCCACAACTTCCTAACTTGGTTGTTTGTACTGAATAGATGCCCAACTAGGGACCGTCTTATAGGCTGGGGACTTCAAACGGATGGGGCTTGTCTTCTCTGTAATCAGGCTGCTGAATCAAGGGACCATTTATTCTATCTGTGTCCGTATAGTTGGGGAATTTGGGTGGAGATTTCCAGAAGATGTCACCTGCAACCGCTGAGGAATTGGGATCAAACTTTGCTTTCCATGCAGACACTACAAGGGAACAAAACGGCAAAGAAACTGACATTGTTATGTTGGCAATCGACGATATACTGGGTATGGCAGGAGAGGAACAAAAGGTTACACAACAATCAATACCGTTCACAGGATGCGGTCATCAAACTGATCACACATCAGATCACCGATCGCATCAGCGGTTACAGGTTTGATTCTCCGATCATCTCCTCTCGCTATATGCAGCTTTGGCTTTTGACGGCATCGTAA
- the LOC106339387 gene encoding uncharacterized protein LOC106339387, translated as MAADELSSPPTPNTYYPSDFFTSPKFRFFASKITPFDSIVSPTSILEAHPSIFSSINPKPTSYLEPAIPKPPKFHPPEAFGLADLVQNRDHSSKPVNKMVLSGSKLRVLIPSADFGTKTGPTSQMRHPPGQLSPCLQTKVLTVSEIDQTEDYTCVISHGPNPTITHIFDNSVFVEEATPPCSLPLPQETKKTNTDFLSNCYTCKKKLDQKQDIYIYRGEKGFCSSECRYQEMLLDQIET; from the exons ATGGCTGCTGATGAACTTTCATCTCCTCCAACACCTAACACTTATTACCCATCTGACTTCTTTACCTCTCCAAAGTTTAGGTTTTTCGCTTCAAAGATCACTCCTTTTGACTCCATCGTCAGCCCTACTTCCATCCTCGAAGCCCACCCTTCCATCTTCTCCTCCATAAACCCTAAACCCACTTCCTATCTCGAGCCAGCAATCCCTAAACCCCCAAAGTTTCACCCACCTGAAGCCTTTGGCCTAGCCGATCTCGTCCAAAACAGAGACCACTCGAGCAAACCTGTCAACAAGATGGTCCTTTCCGGGTCAAAGCTCAGAGTCCTGATCCCTTCTGCCGATTTTGGAACTAAAACAGGTCCTACTAGCCAGATGAGGCATCCTCCTGGACAGCTCAGCCCTTGTCTCCAAACAAAAGTCTTAACCGTGAGCGAGATTGATCAGACGGAAGACTACACGTGCGTCATATCCCACGGTCCAAACCCAACCATCACACATATCTTCGACAACTCTGTTTTCGTGGAGGAGGCGACTCCTCCTTGCTCTCTTCCGTTGCCACAGGAGACCAAGAAAACGAACACTGATTTTCTAAGCAACTGCTACACCTGCAAAAAGAAACTTGACCAAAAACAGGACATCTATATATACAG AGGAGAGAAAGGGTTTTGCAGCAGTGAGTGCAGGTACCAGGAGATGCTTCTTGATCAAATTGAGACCTAG